A genomic region of Roseofilum casamattae BLCC-M143 contains the following coding sequences:
- a CDS encoding response regulator transcription factor, producing MAPAKILVVDDDPAIRNLVFRFLGRYGYELEQAPDGETGMNKFKQFSPDLVILDVNLPDALGYNLCQEMQKIVDVLVLMLTSRADMEDKIIGFEKGADDYLTKPFNVEELKYRVEALLKRQRTAGVRNSQLITHGDLSIDPERREVTLQGIEINLTALEFDLLQVLASNPEKVLRRSELISAVWDYEHQGDQRVVDVHIGQIRKKLEADGVNRFIKTVRGVGYKFEPPASEAQSE from the coding sequence ATGGCTCCAGCCAAGATTCTTGTCGTCGATGACGATCCCGCTATTCGCAATCTCGTCTTCCGTTTTTTGGGACGATATGGTTATGAACTCGAACAGGCTCCCGATGGGGAAACTGGCATGAACAAGTTCAAGCAATTTAGTCCCGATCTGGTGATTTTAGATGTCAATTTACCCGACGCTCTCGGTTACAATTTGTGTCAGGAAATGCAAAAGATCGTGGATGTGTTAGTCCTCATGCTCACCAGCCGAGCCGATATGGAAGATAAGATTATTGGTTTTGAAAAGGGAGCAGATGATTATTTGACGAAACCGTTTAATGTCGAAGAACTTAAGTATCGGGTTGAAGCTCTGCTCAAGCGCCAACGAACGGCCGGCGTTCGTAACAGTCAACTGATTACCCACGGGGATCTCTCGATTGACCCAGAACGCCGAGAAGTGACCCTGCAAGGGATAGAGATTAATCTGACAGCCCTAGAGTTTGATTTACTTCAAGTGCTCGCTAGCAATCCAGAGAAGGTACTGCGTCGCTCGGAATTGATTAGTGCTGTTTGGGATTACGAACACCAGGGGGATCAGCGAGTGGTTGATGTTCATATCGGCCAGATTCGCAAGAAGCTAGAAGCCGATGGCGTTAATCGGTTTATTAAGACAGTTCGGGGAGTTGGCTATAAGTTTGAACCTCCAGCCTCTGAAGCACAAAGCGAATGA
- a CDS encoding aldehyde dehydrogenase, with protein sequence MKNHEKKRSQNLLEKEERHGANNAIVILDKSMGDRSSSAAFSVFMNQQAHNPQEISQTIIAAQRSFFASRRSQDITFRRTQLQKLRGAITENKSRILTALRADLSKPELEGYYEFSPISEIDYALKHLRTWMKPRRVMPPLVSLPSQAEIRPEPLGVVLIISAWNYPFSLAICPLVNAIAAGNCAIVKPSEFAPHTSAMLAELIEETFPKDYITVIEGDGSTSQSLLAEKLDLIFFTGSGRVGKLVLEQAAKTLTPVVLELGGKSPCIVDKNCDLKTTARRIIWGKFLNAGQTCIAPDYVLVDRQIQPELTQQLLQEVKTFYGEDPEQSSDYARIVNEKHFNSLIPLLEEGEILCGGQSNRETYYIAPTLMAGVTWESRIMQQEIFGPILPILDYGDIEEAIAQINRHPKPLALYLFSTDARVQHQVLQNTSSGSVVLNDTMMQVNMPQLPFGGVGDSGMGNYHGKAGFDTFSHYKSILKRPFQFDINLRYPPYGNKLNLLKRILGY encoded by the coding sequence ATGAAAAATCACGAGAAGAAAAGGTCACAAAATCTGCTGGAGAAGGAAGAACGGCATGGGGCAAACAATGCTATAGTTATTTTGGATAAATCGATGGGCGATCGCAGTTCGTCAGCGGCATTTAGTGTATTTATGAACCAACAAGCGCACAATCCCCAAGAAATTTCTCAAACTATTATCGCGGCACAACGGTCGTTTTTTGCCTCGAGGCGATCGCAAGACATCACCTTTCGCCGCACTCAACTGCAAAAACTGCGTGGCGCTATTACTGAGAATAAATCCCGGATCTTGACTGCTCTGAGGGCCGACCTTTCTAAACCGGAGTTAGAGGGCTATTATGAGTTCAGTCCTATCAGTGAAATTGACTATGCTCTGAAGCATCTGCGAACTTGGATGAAGCCTCGGCGGGTAATGCCTCCTTTGGTTAGTTTGCCCAGTCAGGCAGAAATTCGCCCCGAACCTTTGGGGGTTGTGCTGATTATTTCGGCATGGAACTATCCATTTTCCCTCGCTATCTGCCCCCTCGTTAATGCGATCGCGGCTGGAAATTGCGCGATCGTGAAACCTTCGGAGTTCGCTCCTCATACTTCAGCCATGCTCGCCGAGTTAATTGAGGAAACGTTCCCGAAAGATTACATTACGGTTATTGAAGGGGATGGGTCAACCAGCCAAAGTCTACTGGCAGAAAAACTCGATCTGATCTTCTTTACCGGAAGCGGCCGAGTTGGCAAACTCGTTCTCGAGCAAGCCGCAAAAACTCTCACGCCAGTCGTATTAGAGCTGGGTGGAAAAAGTCCTTGTATTGTCGATAAAAATTGCGATCTAAAAACAACCGCGCGGCGAATTATTTGGGGAAAATTTCTGAATGCCGGACAAACTTGTATTGCTCCAGATTATGTATTAGTCGATCGCCAAATTCAACCCGAACTTACTCAACAGCTTCTTCAGGAAGTTAAAACATTTTACGGTGAAGATCCCGAACAGAGCAGTGACTATGCTCGCATTGTCAATGAAAAGCACTTTAACTCTTTAATTCCATTATTGGAAGAGGGAGAAATCCTCTGTGGCGGCCAAAGCAACCGCGAAACGTATTATATCGCTCCGACGTTAATGGCAGGGGTCACCTGGGAGAGTCGGATTATGCAGCAAGAAATCTTCGGCCCCATCCTGCCGATTTTAGACTATGGCGATATAGAAGAGGCGATCGCCCAAATTAACCGGCATCCCAAACCCTTAGCCCTCTACCTCTTTTCCACCGATGCTCGGGTACAGCATCAAGTTTTGCAGAATACCTCATCCGGCAGCGTCGTTCTCAACGATACCATGATGCAAGTGAATATGCCGCAACTTCCCTTTGGAGGGGTTGGAGACAGCGGTATGGGCAACTATCACGGTAAAGCCGGATTCGATA
- a CDS encoding ISAs1 family transposase: MAQGFAPSLQSDKTDKSISTTTVKSVEEIQAGLLSCVEQIEDPRTTRTQKHGLKDIIVIAILAIISGAEGWEDIENYGLSKSQWLSEFLDLPHGIPSDDTFRRVFERINPSELEQALQQWLQPLLGSLVGEVVPIDGKTLRGSYDRQKEIKALNLVTAWASQQQLVLGQIPVDDKSNEITAIPALLELLDITGAIITIDAMGTQTEIVRRIQEKKADYVLSLKKNHPTLHAEVKQKFNQIKTNSGQSGNIDYNQGVGAGHHRREKRRVWAIPVTEFESLYQSEQWVGLQTIVVVERTRHLWNKTTHEVQLYLSSLPANARVLGNIIRQHWGIENQVHWTLDVTFNEDSSRIRSGHSPQNLALLRRWALNALRQETTLKRSLRQKQKRAAMNNDYMFSILSSFCQG; the protein is encoded by the coding sequence ATGGCTCAAGGTTTTGCTCCTTCACTTCAATCAGACAAGACAGATAAGAGTATTTCAACTACAACTGTCAAATCAGTGGAGGAAATTCAAGCTGGTTTATTAAGTTGTGTTGAGCAGATTGAAGATCCTCGAACCACTCGAACTCAAAAACATGGGTTAAAAGATATCATCGTAATTGCCATTTTAGCTATTATTTCTGGTGCGGAAGGTTGGGAAGATATTGAGAATTATGGTCTGAGTAAATCTCAGTGGTTGAGTGAGTTCTTAGACTTACCTCATGGCATTCCGTCTGATGATACTTTTCGACGAGTATTTGAACGAATTAATCCGTCGGAACTGGAGCAAGCATTACAGCAATGGCTTCAACCTCTTCTCGGTTCTTTGGTTGGAGAAGTCGTCCCTATAGATGGCAAAACTTTGCGAGGTTCTTACGATCGACAGAAGGAAATAAAAGCCTTAAACTTAGTCACAGCTTGGGCCAGTCAACAGCAACTGGTTTTAGGACAAATTCCAGTAGACGACAAATCGAATGAAATCACGGCAATCCCTGCCCTGCTTGAATTATTAGATATTACGGGAGCGATTATCACTATTGATGCCATGGGGACTCAGACCGAAATTGTCCGCAGAATTCAAGAGAAAAAAGCCGATTATGTTTTGTCGTTAAAAAAGAATCATCCCACCCTTCATGCTGAAGTCAAACAGAAGTTTAATCAAATCAAAACGAATTCAGGTCAATCCGGAAATATTGACTATAACCAAGGAGTTGGAGCTGGACACCATCGCCGAGAAAAAAGACGAGTTTGGGCGATTCCAGTAACGGAGTTTGAGTCCTTATATCAATCAGAGCAATGGGTGGGACTACAAACTATAGTGGTGGTGGAAAGAACTCGTCATCTCTGGAATAAAACCACTCACGAAGTTCAATTATACTTATCTTCTTTACCTGCCAATGCTCGGGTTTTAGGCAACATTATTCGCCAACATTGGGGCATTGAAAATCAAGTTCATTGGACTTTGGATGTCACCTTTAATGAAGATTCCAGTCGGATTCGTTCCGGTCATAGTCCTCAAAATTTGGCCCTTCTACGACGTTGGGCGCTCAATGCTCTTCGTCAAGAAACTACTCTCAAGCGTAGTTTACGACAGAAGCAGAAGCGGGCAGCTATGAATAATGACTATATGTTCTCTATCCTCAGTTCCTTTTGTCAAGGGTGA
- a CDS encoding phosphoribosylanthranilate isomerase, which yields MRIKICGITQAEQGAAIANLGATALGFICSPSSPRYVRAEQIANIREYLPASIDRIGVFVNASMEEISKTVEIGDLTGVQLHGDESPEFCQQLRQHLPDIESIKAFRVRHLSPEVLNTIAAYQSSVDTLLLDAYHPTQWGGTGHTLNWQDLASFLPPLPWFLAGGLTPENIQHALQHVSPDGIDLSSGVERAPGNKDPNKVKYLLEQLT from the coding sequence ATGCGGATCAAGATTTGTGGAATTACTCAAGCAGAACAAGGCGCTGCGATCGCCAATCTCGGCGCTACTGCTCTCGGATTTATCTGCTCTCCCAGTTCGCCTCGTTACGTTCGAGCCGAACAAATTGCCAACATACGCGAATATCTTCCCGCATCGATCGATCGCATTGGCGTATTCGTAAATGCCTCCATGGAGGAAATTAGCAAAACCGTGGAAATCGGTGACCTAACTGGAGTGCAACTTCATGGAGATGAATCTCCAGAATTTTGCCAGCAATTACGCCAGCATCTACCGGATATTGAATCTATTAAAGCCTTCCGAGTCCGCCACCTATCGCCAGAAGTCCTCAATACTATTGCTGCCTATCAATCTAGCGTTGACACCCTACTTCTCGATGCCTATCATCCCACCCAATGGGGCGGAACGGGGCACACCCTGAACTGGCAAGACTTAGCTAGCTTTCTCCCTCCCTTACCTTGGTTTTTAGCGGGAGGTCTCACTCCTGAGAACATCCAACACGCCTTACAGCACGTTTCCCCCGATGGTATCGATCTCTCGAGTGGAGTAGAGCGCGCACCTGGCAATAAAGACCCGAACAAAGTCAAATACTTGCTCGAACAACTGACCTAG
- a CDS encoding YaaW family protein gives MKELRAALELATEEELQQLTHLLFQRKLNPLDYVYTPDPLDVQSQDRDLWIEAIANRFQFLAADGLTVLRGQTQQITYRQVLIQVCRYLRLPYQNSLSTTELEAEIFLHLIRRSWKRLPASEKRGLKARISKALAESNFAQPLPLSAQKDPIGVFLKGGFAFAVNSAIKPLLIGKFARQFALHFASYQATKQVLVRGSVAATAKLHSQVILHRSSVGMAANATRYGVARTVFSVLGPALWAWFFADLGWRAIATNYTRIIPTIFALAQIRLTRSACWEPA, from the coding sequence GTGAAAGAACTAAGAGCCGCCTTAGAACTAGCCACGGAAGAGGAATTGCAGCAATTAACTCATTTGCTCTTCCAACGCAAACTCAATCCCCTAGATTATGTCTATACTCCCGATCCTCTCGACGTCCAAAGTCAAGATCGAGACCTTTGGATCGAGGCGATCGCCAACCGCTTCCAATTTCTCGCTGCTGATGGCTTAACCGTTCTGCGCGGACAAACCCAGCAGATTACCTATCGCCAAGTCCTCATCCAAGTCTGTCGCTATCTCAGACTTCCCTACCAAAACTCCCTCTCCACCACCGAACTGGAAGCTGAAATCTTCTTACATCTGATTCGCCGCTCCTGGAAACGCTTACCAGCCTCCGAAAAACGAGGCTTAAAAGCCAGAATTAGTAAAGCGCTTGCCGAATCAAATTTTGCCCAACCCCTCCCTCTTTCCGCTCAAAAAGACCCGATCGGAGTATTTTTGAAAGGGGGATTTGCCTTTGCCGTAAACTCAGCCATCAAACCCTTGTTAATTGGCAAGTTTGCCCGTCAGTTTGCCCTACATTTCGCCAGCTACCAAGCCACCAAACAAGTCTTAGTACGCGGCTCAGTTGCGGCCACGGCTAAACTCCACTCGCAAGTTATCTTGCACCGATCTAGCGTAGGGATGGCTGCCAATGCCACGCGCTATGGGGTTGCTCGTACGGTCTTCTCCGTGTTAGGACCCGCTTTGTGGGCTTGGTTTTTTGCCGATCTGGGATGGCGAGCGATCGCCACCAACTATACTCGCATCATTCCCACCATCTTTGCTCTAGCTCAGATTCGCTTAACTCGTTCTGCCTGTTGGGAACCGGCTTAA
- a CDS encoding aminotransferase class V-fold PLP-dependent enzyme, whose amino-acid sequence MSSDVSYKDIHPPVFYQHRQQLTALQNKSYFNYGGQGPLPESALQAILNSYRQIQRLGPFSDATKEWVTQECYDTREIIAKELNVPTNTITLTENVSVGCNIALWGIPWKPGDHLLLTDCEHPGIIAAAEEISRRFQVELSVCPLLENRDNPVNTIASHARSHTKLIIISHLLWNTGDVLPQGEIVAAVRSRYPQVQFLVDAAQSVGSLPLNLAEDGIDFYAFTGHKWWCGPEGLGALYIRPEAMETLHPTYIGWRGLRRTLEGLRWQPDGRRYEVATSAYPLLAGLRSAIAFHHTWGTAEQRYEQICRSSTLLWEKLGQISGVHRLRNTPPKAGLVSFQLESGCHSSVARALDRQSIVIRTIGYPNCVRACVHYFTETAEIDCLIRGIDELARTTARD is encoded by the coding sequence ATGTCAAGTGATGTGTCATATAAAGATATTCACCCACCCGTGTTCTACCAACATCGCCAACAACTTACTGCTCTCCAAAATAAATCTTATTTCAATTATGGCGGTCAAGGCCCCTTACCAGAATCGGCATTGCAAGCCATTTTGAATTCCTATCGCCAGATTCAACGCCTCGGCCCCTTTAGCGATGCAACAAAGGAGTGGGTGACCCAAGAATGCTATGACACGAGAGAGATAATTGCCAAGGAACTGAATGTTCCTACGAATACGATTACCCTGACTGAAAATGTTTCAGTTGGATGTAATATTGCTTTGTGGGGTATTCCCTGGAAACCCGGCGACCATTTACTCTTAACTGACTGCGAGCATCCCGGAATTATTGCTGCCGCTGAAGAAATTTCCCGTCGCTTCCAGGTCGAGCTGTCTGTCTGTCCGTTGTTGGAAAACCGAGATAATCCAGTCAATACGATCGCCTCCCACGCGCGATCGCACACGAAACTAATTATTATCAGTCACCTGCTGTGGAACACCGGTGACGTGCTGCCCCAAGGGGAAATTGTCGCCGCCGTGCGATCGCGCTATCCTCAAGTCCAATTTCTCGTCGATGCGGCGCAATCAGTTGGCTCTTTACCCCTGAACCTCGCCGAGGATGGAATTGATTTTTATGCGTTTACCGGTCATAAATGGTGGTGCGGCCCGGAAGGATTGGGCGCCCTCTACATTCGTCCGGAAGCCATGGAAACCCTGCATCCGACCTATATTGGCTGGCGAGGTCTTCGCCGGACTCTGGAGGGGTTGAGATGGCAACCAGACGGCCGGCGCTATGAAGTGGCTACCTCTGCCTATCCCTTACTGGCCGGACTGCGCTCTGCGATCGCCTTTCACCACACTTGGGGAACTGCCGAGCAGCGATACGAGCAAATTTGCCGCTCCAGCACTCTACTCTGGGAAAAACTGGGTCAAATCTCTGGCGTGCATCGCTTGCGCAATACTCCTCCGAAAGCAGGGTTAGTTTCATTTCAGCTTGAAAGCGGTTGCCATTCCTCTGTAGCGCGCGCCTTAGACCGGCAAAGTATTGTTATCCGCACGATTGGTTACCCCAACTGCGTTCGCGCCTGCGTCCACTATTTCACCGAGACAGCAGAGATCGATTGTCTCATCCGAGGAATTGACGAGCTAGCCCGCACTACTGCCCGAGATTAG
- a CDS encoding CPP1-like family protein encodes MSDQSPYETLGLTEEASFDQIQQARQLLTDRYSGDRRQVEAIETAYDAVLMDRLRLRQEGKLKVPDRIRFPEKMTVTEPKPPVTSDSSMPGWLQSYIDTPSQTDILLPMGVFLVLMSCVALLPPTPASQSPLQVSLLAGVVASIYFLNRKEQRFGRSVLLTVGGLVAGLLVGGLLGTALADVSQIDSDRFAAVVAFFALWLTSSFLR; translated from the coding sequence ATGAGCGACCAAAGTCCTTATGAAACCTTGGGGTTAACGGAAGAGGCCTCGTTCGATCAAATTCAACAGGCCCGTCAGCTCCTTACCGACCGCTACAGTGGCGATCGTCGCCAAGTCGAGGCGATTGAAACGGCTTATGATGCGGTTTTGATGGATCGACTGCGATTGCGGCAAGAAGGAAAACTGAAAGTGCCCGATCGAATTCGATTTCCAGAGAAAATGACCGTGACGGAACCCAAGCCTCCGGTGACGTCCGATAGTTCGATGCCCGGATGGTTACAATCTTATATCGATACTCCGAGTCAAACGGATATTTTGCTGCCGATGGGCGTGTTTTTGGTGTTGATGAGCTGCGTAGCCTTGTTGCCACCAACTCCTGCCAGTCAATCTCCACTTCAGGTCAGCTTATTGGCTGGGGTGGTTGCCAGTATTTATTTTCTCAATCGCAAAGAACAACGATTTGGTCGATCCGTATTGCTGACTGTGGGAGGTCTGGTTGCTGGATTATTGGTAGGAGGACTGCTGGGGACAGCCCTAGCAGATGTCAGCCAGATTGATAGCGATCGCTTTGCTGCTGTGGTGGCGTTTTTTGCCTTGTGGTTGACCAGTAGCTTTTTGCGCTAA
- a CDS encoding O-antigen ligase family protein, with the protein MALSTSSSVYPRRAWELLQGWLAIFVFSPVIGAALGLVFWYDTIRQRGAIALRRPLTQAIAILSVGLVLTCLLGEYPGDALLGLFHFLPFFLHLVLLGEVVETGSQLRRMAQIVVFSSIPVAAMGLGQIFWGWSGPVRWLSIVINWELSPGGNPLGRMSSVFDYANDLSSYLLVAFVLSLGLMGDRQRKKRWVWLLLGLAIVLDGTSLFLTHSRNGWAIAILAILIYALYWGWHWLVGAVTAGVGLILWSAFGIDPSRQWLRVIVPHYIWARLTDEMFPDRPLAQLRSTQWQFALDLIQQRPFTGWGLRSFSPLYETQMNYWIGHPHNLPLMLFSEVGILVAVWFLCLVTWILAKAVYFCSLLRPSTEQAIVFTYLVAFTSITLFHLLDITLFDSRINFLGWWLLGSLLGWVYHRSQTARERANNR; encoded by the coding sequence ATGGCTCTGTCAACTTCATCTTCAGTCTATCCGCGACGGGCTTGGGAACTGCTGCAAGGCTGGTTAGCAATTTTTGTTTTCAGTCCCGTCATTGGGGCCGCTTTGGGTTTGGTCTTTTGGTACGACACCATTCGCCAACGCGGCGCGATCGCCTTACGTCGTCCCCTAACTCAGGCGATCGCTATTCTCAGTGTTGGCTTAGTCCTCACCTGCCTCCTGGGCGAATATCCGGGAGATGCCTTGCTCGGACTCTTTCACTTTCTCCCCTTTTTCCTGCACCTGGTGTTACTCGGCGAAGTCGTGGAGACAGGCAGCCAACTGCGGCGGATGGCACAAATCGTAGTATTCTCATCCATCCCCGTTGCGGCTATGGGACTGGGGCAGATCTTTTGGGGATGGTCGGGCCCCGTACGCTGGTTGAGTATTGTCATTAACTGGGAACTATCTCCAGGAGGCAATCCTCTCGGTCGCATGTCCTCGGTCTTTGATTATGCCAATGACTTAAGCTCCTATTTGCTCGTTGCTTTCGTCTTATCCCTGGGGCTGATGGGAGATAGACAACGGAAAAAGCGTTGGGTGTGGTTGCTGCTCGGATTAGCTATAGTTCTCGATGGCACGAGCCTTTTTCTCACCCATTCTCGCAATGGTTGGGCGATCGCGATTTTAGCCATTCTCATCTATGCTCTCTATTGGGGATGGCATTGGCTCGTCGGCGCCGTCACCGCTGGAGTTGGACTAATTCTCTGGTCGGCCTTCGGCATCGATCCATCTCGACAATGGTTGCGCGTCATTGTTCCTCATTATATTTGGGCCCGGCTCACCGACGAAATGTTTCCCGATCGCCCCTTAGCCCAACTCCGCTCCACTCAATGGCAATTTGCCCTCGACCTGATCCAGCAACGCCCCTTCACCGGTTGGGGACTGCGCAGTTTTTCCCCCCTTTACGAAACCCAGATGAACTACTGGATCGGCCATCCTCACAACCTCCCTCTCATGTTATTCTCCGAGGTCGGAATTTTAGTTGCCGTCTGGTTCTTGTGTTTAGTGACTTGGATTTTAGCCAAAGCCGTTTACTTCTGCTCTTTGCTGCGTCCTTCCACCGAGCAAGCGATCGTCTTTACCTACCTAGTGGCCTTTACATCCATCACTTTATTTCACCTGCTCGATATCACCTTATTCGATTCCCGAATTAACTTCTTAGGCTGGTGGTTGTTGGGGTCTCTCCTGGGTTGGGTTTATCATCGCTCCCAAACGGCCCGAGAAAGGGCCAACAACCGTTGA
- the psaK gene encoding photosystem I reaction center subunit PsaK → MTVEWSTNVGLIMIVCNILAIAIGKLNIQQQGVGPGLPGGPFFGGMGAAELLATTSLGHIIGAGVILGLSSTGAL, encoded by the coding sequence ATGACTGTTGAATGGTCTACGAATGTGGGACTGATCATGATCGTGTGCAATATTCTGGCGATCGCGATCGGCAAATTGAATATTCAACAACAGGGAGTCGGTCCCGGACTGCCTGGCGGCCCGTTCTTTGGCGGTATGGGAGCAGCGGAACTGTTAGCCACCACCAGCCTGGGTCACATTATCGGTGCTGGCGTTATCCTCGGGTTGAGCAGTACTGGCGCGCTCTAA
- a CDS encoding DUF1499 domain-containing protein → MLSFAGKPPTNLGVNNGKLAECPSSPNCVCSQCASADAEHYIQPLSYSGSPEQALETLTSIIQGMDRTNIITTSADYLYAEFTSQLMGYVDDVEFYCDRANNTIHVRSASRLGKSDLGVNRKRIETIRAAFA, encoded by the coding sequence ATGCTATCATTTGCCGGAAAACCCCCGACAAACTTAGGAGTAAACAATGGGAAACTCGCCGAGTGTCCCTCCTCTCCTAACTGTGTTTGCAGCCAATGCGCTTCAGCCGACGCCGAACATTATATCCAACCGCTGTCCTACTCTGGCTCTCCGGAACAAGCCCTCGAGACACTAACATCGATTATTCAAGGGATGGATCGAACCAATATTATTACCACCTCCGCTGACTATCTTTATGCTGAATTTACCAGTCAGTTGATGGGATATGTCGATGATGTGGAATTTTATTGCGATCGCGCCAACAACACTATCCATGTCCGTTCTGCCTCTCGATTGGGCAAATCTGACTTAGGTGTTAACCGCAAGCGAATAGAAACAATTCGCGCAGCCTTCGCGTAA
- a CDS encoding DUF1822 family protein — translation MNVQINPTIAIPLTLSAHQLARCHAWKQIDPKRAKQVYLNTLAIHAVKDYLGWLDIATNWPESESANPIQQSLCNSADLVISGKGTIECRPVLPDETTCTIPEDTWGDRLAYIAVRLNPELTEGTLLGYLSEVERYKTPLNQLHSLDTLLDRLDEEADEAILLTQWLNHAFDAGWQTLSELLGPDEPQFAFNFRSPASQSNPSSSAATIKRGKHLQLQPDRDPVGLFVGIEPSDREEFDISVELSPTGAERHLPKELQLSILDDEDRVVMHASSRGTKSIQLDFSAEVGDRFSIKVTLGEIGVTEFFAI, via the coding sequence ATGAACGTTCAAATTAACCCGACGATTGCAATTCCTTTAACCCTAAGCGCTCATCAACTGGCCCGGTGCCATGCCTGGAAGCAAATCGACCCCAAACGAGCCAAGCAAGTCTATCTGAATACCCTAGCGATTCACGCCGTGAAAGACTACCTGGGATGGCTAGACATTGCCACCAACTGGCCCGAGTCGGAAAGTGCAAATCCCATTCAGCAATCCCTGTGCAATAGCGCCGATCTGGTTATTTCCGGTAAAGGCACCATCGAATGCCGACCCGTATTACCCGACGAAACCACCTGCACTATTCCCGAGGATACGTGGGGCGATCGCCTCGCTTATATTGCCGTCCGACTCAACCCCGAGTTAACCGAAGGGACTCTACTGGGTTACCTGAGCGAAGTAGAGCGTTACAAAACTCCCCTGAACCAACTGCACTCTCTCGACACCTTACTCGATCGACTCGACGAAGAAGCTGACGAGGCAATTCTGCTGACCCAATGGTTAAACCATGCCTTTGACGCCGGTTGGCAAACTCTTTCAGAACTTCTCGGCCCGGACGAACCTCAATTCGCCTTTAACTTTAGAAGTCCAGCGAGTCAGAGTAATCCTAGCAGTTCGGCGGCTACTATTAAACGAGGAAAACACTTGCAATTGCAACCCGATCGCGATCCGGTGGGACTGTTTGTCGGCATCGAACCGAGCGATCGCGAAGAATTCGATATCTCCGTCGAACTCTCTCCGACTGGAGCCGAGCGGCATCTGCCCAAAGAACTGCAACTCTCAATTCTCGACGATGAAGATCGGGTGGTGATGCACGCCTCCTCTCGAGGCACCAAATCCATCCAACTGGATTTTAGTGCGGAAGTTGGCGATCGCTTCTCGATTAAAGTAACTCTCGGCGAAATTGGCGTTACCGAATTCTTTGCGATTTAA
- a CDS encoding sigma factor-like helix-turn-helix DNA-binding protein — MTPQLQQWSQTTTGMEELEPLEARLKELAIAAQQQPPKSLKRKRMLARLIRELIACDRLMKPKGDRRRKFYNEIYAEAKQRLFYHLCSRLDDYDPNKGEVLQWANFLLEKRFFTEASRWVFQNIPSTVQRLSLDELEVQLNTKERPLTLESIYPEQTPLVSEQIIEWIKTDPERIFQTAHVHNHPAANFRFLALRAIEGYSWKETASKLGIKLVTLNSFYRRSLAKFAPKIQEYLLTQAIPTSKLL, encoded by the coding sequence ATGACACCTCAACTGCAACAATGGTCTCAGACAACAACCGGCATGGAAGAGTTAGAACCCCTAGAAGCAAGGTTGAAAGAATTGGCGATCGCCGCTCAGCAGCAACCGCCGAAAAGCCTAAAACGGAAGCGAATGTTGGCCCGGCTAATCCGAGAGCTGATTGCTTGCGATCGTTTGATGAAACCCAAAGGCGATCGACGGCGCAAATTCTACAACGAGATCTATGCTGAAGCCAAACAGCGACTTTTCTACCATCTATGTTCTCGCTTAGACGATTATGACCCCAACAAAGGAGAAGTTTTACAATGGGCCAACTTTCTCTTGGAAAAACGCTTTTTTACTGAAGCTTCTCGCTGGGTATTTCAGAATATTCCCAGTACCGTACAGCGCCTGAGTTTAGATGAACTAGAAGTCCAGCTCAACACCAAAGAGCGCCCCCTAACCTTAGAAAGTATTTATCCCGAACAAACCCCCCTAGTGTCCGAACAGATTATCGAGTGGATTAAAACCGATCCGGAACGCATCTTTCAAACCGCCCACGTGCACAACCACCCAGCGGCCAATTTTCGTTTTCTAGCGCTGCGAGCGATCGAAGGGTATTCGTGGAAAGAAACAGCGAGCAAACTCGGCATTAAGTTAGTCACCCTCAACAGTTTCTACCGCCGATCTTTAGCCAAATTTGCCCCGAAAATTCAAGAATACCTACTGACCCAAGCCATTCCCACATCAAAACTCTTATGA